From a region of the Tateyamaria omphalii genome:
- a CDS encoding sarcosine oxidase subunit delta: MLILTCPVCGVTAEETEFHAGGEAHLTRFGPGSSDDDFETYLFMRENPKGVHFERWRHVYGCGKWFHAARCTTTLEVFGTYSAQVTQPPQEILDTISKKRPGWTWRNFA, encoded by the coding sequence ATGCTGATCCTGACCTGCCCCGTATGCGGCGTTACAGCCGAAGAAACCGAGTTTCACGCAGGCGGCGAGGCGCATCTGACCCGCTTCGGACCCGGATCGTCGGACGATGATTTCGAAACCTACCTCTTCATGCGCGAAAACCCGAAGGGCGTGCATTTCGAACGCTGGCGCCACGTCTACGGATGCGGCAAGTGGTTCCACGCCGCACGGTGCACCACCACGCTCGAAGTCTTCGGCACCTATTCCGCTCAGGTGACCCAACCGCCGCAAGAGATCCTCGACACGATCTCGAAAAAGCGTCCCGGCTGGACGTGGAGGAACTTCGCCTGA